From Phenylobacterium montanum, the proteins below share one genomic window:
- the mlaD gene encoding outer membrane lipid asymmetry maintenance protein MlaD → MRGQWVETGLGAVVLAAAASFLIYALSAGAIHTKAHGYDLTARFGQVGALAPGADVRVAGVKVGTVSAVTLDSKTFMAITRMTMDPTVKLPADSTAKVTSDGLLGGSHIAIEPGGAQGDMKPGDEFQNTQGAVDLFGLIGQFIRPQSPAASSAPAAAAPAASPAPAADPYGVPASNGGH, encoded by the coding sequence ATGCGTGGTCAGTGGGTCGAGACGGGGCTTGGCGCGGTGGTGCTGGCCGCGGCGGCCAGCTTTCTGATCTATGCCCTGAGCGCCGGGGCCATCCACACCAAGGCGCACGGCTATGACCTGACCGCGCGGTTCGGCCAGGTCGGGGCCCTGGCCCCGGGCGCGGACGTGCGCGTGGCGGGGGTGAAGGTCGGCACGGTCTCGGCCGTGACGCTGGATTCCAAGACCTTCATGGCCATCACCAGGATGACCATGGACCCCACGGTCAAGCTGCCGGCCGATTCCACCGCCAAGGTGACCAGCGACGGCCTCCTGGGCGGCTCGCACATCGCCATCGAACCCGGCGGCGCCCAGGGCGACATGAAGCCGGGCGACGAGTTTCAGAACACGCAAGGGGCGGTGGACCTGTTCGGCCTGATCGGCCAGTTCATCCGCCCGCAGAGCCCGGCGGCTTCGTCCGCCCCGGCTGCTGCGGCGCCCGCCGCCTCGCCCGCTCCGGCCGCCGATCCCTACGGCGTCCCGGCCAGCAACGGAGGCCACTGA
- a CDS encoding DUF2155 domain-containing protein — MAARPLLLAGAGAAIVLALGVGGLVRAQQEPAAPAAPKPAAALKPAQPAAAPPAAEPEAPSPSPPMEAASNDDEDQGEPASSNPAPSKPVEPLKRPRYAVAVLQALDKVSAETLRFEAPINQPIRYKSLIFIVRACETTAPDETITDAVAHVEIISQPKGPDDQPPPPGKQVFRGWIYANSPGLNLFQHPVYDAWLIACKTAAPST, encoded by the coding sequence ATGGCGGCGCGCCCGCTGCTGCTCGCCGGCGCCGGGGCCGCCATCGTCCTGGCGCTGGGCGTGGGCGGCCTGGTGCGCGCCCAGCAGGAGCCCGCCGCGCCCGCCGCCCCCAAGCCGGCGGCGGCGCTGAAGCCCGCACAACCGGCGGCCGCCCCGCCCGCAGCCGAGCCCGAGGCGCCAAGCCCCTCGCCGCCGATGGAGGCGGCTTCGAACGACGACGAGGACCAGGGCGAGCCGGCCTCATCCAATCCCGCGCCTTCCAAGCCGGTCGAGCCCTTGAAGCGGCCGCGCTATGCGGTGGCGGTGCTGCAGGCCCTGGACAAGGTCTCGGCCGAGACCCTGCGCTTCGAGGCCCCGATCAACCAGCCGATCCGCTACAAGTCGCTGATCTTCATCGTCCGCGCCTGCGAGACCACCGCGCCCGACGAGACCATCACCGACGCGGTCGCCCACGTGGAGATCATCTCCCAGCCCAAGGGGCCGGACGACCAGCCGCCCCCGCCCGGCAAGCAGGTGTTTCGCGGCTGGATTTACGCCAATTCACCCGGACTGAACCTGTTCCAGCATCCGGTCTATGACGCCTGGCTGATCGCCTGCAAGACGGCCGCGCCGTCCACATAG
- the aat gene encoding leucyl/phenylalanyl-tRNA--protein transferase, with protein sequence MADAREDDRIFLVDPEHRGVIPLHTVHIPRRLARTIRAEVFQVRIDTAFDAVVAACAAAKPGREETWINAPIQALYGQLYRLGLAHSVECWLEGVLVGGLYGVSLGGAFFGESMFSRARDASKVALAHLVARLSAGQFRLLDTQFMTEHLAQFGAVEIPRALYRRKLDEALARDADFYRLPAYVDGAAVLQAISQAS encoded by the coding sequence ATGGCGGACGCGCGCGAAGACGATCGCATCTTCCTGGTCGATCCCGAGCACCGGGGGGTGATCCCGCTGCACACGGTGCACATCCCCCGCCGCCTGGCCCGCACCATCCGGGCCGAGGTGTTCCAGGTGCGCATCGACACTGCCTTCGACGCCGTGGTCGCCGCCTGCGCCGCCGCCAAGCCGGGGCGCGAGGAGACCTGGATCAACGCGCCGATCCAGGCCCTCTACGGCCAGCTCTACCGCCTGGGCCTGGCCCACAGCGTCGAGTGCTGGCTTGAAGGGGTGCTGGTCGGCGGCCTCTATGGCGTCAGCCTGGGCGGTGCCTTCTTCGGCGAGAGCATGTTCTCCAGAGCTCGCGACGCCAGCAAGGTCGCCCTGGCGCACCTGGTCGCCCGGCTGAGCGCCGGCCAGTTCCGCCTGCTGGACACCCAGTTCATGACCGAGCACCTGGCCCAGTTCGGCGCGGTGGAGATCCCCCGCGCCCTCTATCGCAGGAAGTTGGACGAGGCCCTGGCGCGCGACGCCGACTTCTACCGCCTGCCGGCCTATGTGGACGGCGCGGCCGTCTTGCAGGCGATCAGCCAGGCGTCATAG
- the accC gene encoding acetyl-CoA carboxylase biotin carboxylase subunit yields MFDKILIANRGEIALRVIRACKEMGIATVAVHSEADASAMHVRLADESVCIGPAAAAKSYLNIPSIIAACEITGAQAVHPGYGFLSENARFAEIVGAHGYTFIGPKPEHIRMMGDKITAKQAVKTAGIPVVPGSDGGVSTEEEAFAAAEAIGFPVLIKAAAGGGGRGMKVAQDREGLAEAVSTARSEARAAFGDDTVYMERYLGRPRHIELQVVADSFGNVVHLGERDCSLQRRHQKVMEEAPSPAIDAATRAKIGKVVVDAIKAIGYLGVGTIEFLYEDGEFFFIEMNTRLQVEHPVTEAITGIDLVREQIRIAAGLPLSFTQDEVLFEGHAIECRINAENPRTFTPSPGLVTDFHAPGGLGVRLDSALYAGYSIPPYYDSLAGKLIVHGRDRAECIARTRRCLGEMVVDGIETTIPLFQDLLVQPDIIEGSYNIHWLEQWIRQGG; encoded by the coding sequence ATGTTCGACAAGATCCTGATCGCCAACCGCGGCGAGATCGCGCTCCGCGTCATCCGCGCCTGCAAGGAGATGGGCATCGCCACCGTGGCGGTGCACTCCGAGGCCGACGCCAGCGCCATGCACGTGCGCCTGGCCGACGAGAGCGTCTGCATCGGCCCGGCGGCGGCGGCCAAGAGCTATCTGAACATCCCCTCGATCATCGCCGCCTGCGAGATCACCGGGGCCCAGGCGGTGCATCCTGGGTACGGGTTCCTGTCGGAGAACGCCCGCTTCGCCGAGATCGTCGGCGCGCACGGCTATACCTTCATCGGGCCCAAGCCCGAGCACATCCGCATGATGGGCGACAAGATCACCGCCAAGCAGGCGGTGAAGACCGCCGGGATTCCGGTGGTGCCGGGCTCTGACGGCGGGGTCTCGACCGAGGAGGAGGCCTTCGCCGCGGCCGAGGCGATCGGCTTTCCGGTGCTGATCAAGGCCGCCGCCGGCGGCGGCGGGCGCGGCATGAAGGTGGCCCAGGACCGCGAGGGCCTGGCCGAGGCGGTCTCCACCGCCCGGTCCGAGGCCCGGGCGGCGTTCGGCGACGACACAGTCTATATGGAGCGCTACCTGGGCCGGCCGCGGCACATCGAGCTGCAGGTGGTGGCCGACAGCTTCGGCAATGTGGTGCATCTGGGCGAACGCGACTGCTCGCTGCAGCGCCGCCACCAGAAGGTGATGGAGGAGGCCCCCTCCCCCGCCATCGACGCCGCCACCCGGGCGAAAATCGGCAAGGTGGTGGTCGATGCGATCAAGGCCATCGGCTATCTGGGCGTCGGCACCATCGAGTTCCTGTACGAGGACGGCGAGTTCTTCTTCATCGAGATGAACACCCGCCTGCAGGTCGAGCACCCGGTCACCGAGGCCATCACCGGCATCGACCTGGTGCGCGAACAGATCCGCATCGCCGCCGGCCTGCCGCTGTCGTTCACCCAAGACGAGGTGCTGTTCGAGGGCCACGCCATCGAGTGCCGCATCAACGCCGAGAACCCGCGCACCTTCACCCCCTCGCCGGGGCTGGTGACCGATTTCCATGCGCCGGGCGGCCTGGGCGTGCGGCTGGATTCGGCGCTCTATGCCGGCTACTCGATCCCGCCCTATTACGACAGCCTGGCCGGCAAGCTGATCGTGCACGGCCGCGACCGGGCCGAGTGCATCGCCAGAACCCGCCGCTGCCTGGGCGAGATGGTGGTGGACGGGATCGAGACCACCATTCCGCTGTTCCAGGACCTGCTGGTCCAGCCGGACATCATCGAAGGGTCGTACAACATCCACTGGCTGGAGCAGTGGATCCGACAGGGCGGATGA
- the accB gene encoding acetyl-CoA carboxylase biotin carboxyl carrier protein codes for MNDSKGPVSKDSGGSIDPRLVRKLADILTDTGLTEIEVEQGGLKIRVAREISVAAAPAHYVAAPAPMAAPAAAPVAAAPAAAPAAEPERGEQVKSPMVGTVYLQPQPGAASFIKVGDQVSAGQTLLIIEAMKTMNPIPAPRAGTVLKILVEDAQPVEFGEALVVIE; via the coding sequence ATGAACGATTCCAAGGGACCCGTGTCTAAGGACTCCGGCGGCTCGATCGACCCCAGGCTGGTGCGCAAGCTGGCCGACATCCTGACCGACACCGGCCTGACCGAGATCGAGGTCGAACAGGGGGGCCTGAAGATCCGCGTCGCCCGCGAGATCTCGGTGGCCGCCGCGCCGGCGCACTATGTCGCCGCGCCCGCGCCCATGGCCGCGCCGGCCGCTGCGCCTGTGGCCGCCGCCCCCGCGGCTGCGCCCGCCGCCGAGCCCGAGCGCGGCGAGCAGGTCAAGTCGCCCATGGTCGGCACCGTCTATCTGCAGCCCCAGCCGGGCGCCGCCTCGTTCATCAAGGTGGGCGACCAGGTCTCGGCCGGGCAGACGCTGCTGATCATCGAGGCCATGAAGACCATGAACCCGATCCCCGCCCCGCGCGCCGGGACGGTGCTGAAGATCCTGGTCGAAGACGCCCAACCGGTGGAATTCGGCGAAGCCCTGGTGGTGATCGAGTAG
- a CDS encoding type II 3-dehydroquinate dehydratase has product MTKPIYVLNGPNLNLLGVREPHIYGTTTLEDVRGLCEARAAVFGRQVVFRQSNHEGQLIDWVQEAREGACALVINPAGYGHTSIALLDALKALSIPIVECHLSNPAAREEFRRHTFVSLAATGLVSGFGARSYELAIEAAAQAAKASA; this is encoded by the coding sequence ATGACCAAACCGATCTATGTGCTGAACGGCCCCAACCTCAACCTGTTGGGGGTCCGAGAGCCGCACATCTATGGGACCACCACCCTCGAGGACGTTCGCGGCCTTTGCGAGGCGCGGGCGGCTGTTTTCGGCCGCCAGGTGGTGTTCCGCCAGTCGAACCACGAGGGGCAGCTGATCGACTGGGTGCAGGAGGCGCGCGAGGGCGCCTGCGCCCTGGTGATCAATCCGGCCGGCTATGGCCACACCTCGATCGCCCTTCTGGACGCGCTGAAGGCCCTGAGCATACCGATCGTCGAGTGCCACCTGTCGAACCCTGCGGCGCGCGAGGAGTTTCGCAGGCACACTTTCGTCTCCCTGGCGGCGACGGGGCTGGTCAGCGGCTTCGGCGCCAGGAGCTATGAACTCGCTATCGAGGCGGCGGCGCAAGCGGCCAAGGCCTCGGCCTGA
- the thiS gene encoding sulfur carrier protein ThiS translates to MRLVINGEERGFEALGSIAALVTALGLDPRKVAVERNLEIVPRSIYAETALADGDRIEIVHFIGGG, encoded by the coding sequence ATGCGTCTGGTGATCAACGGCGAGGAGCGGGGCTTCGAGGCGCTCGGCAGCATCGCCGCCCTGGTGACGGCGCTGGGCCTTGATCCGCGTAAGGTCGCCGTCGAGCGCAATCTTGAGATCGTGCCGCGTTCGATCTACGCCGAGACCGCGCTCGCCGACGGCGACCGCATCGAGATCGTGCACTTCATCGGAGGCGGCTGA
- a CDS encoding thiazole synthase produces MNAHTPPADTWPKDTWSVAGRTFTSRLIVGTGKYKDYATNAAAAEAAGAEIVTVALRRVNLSDPSQPMLVDYVKPDRFTFLPNTAGCFTGEDAVRTLRLAREAGGWDLVKLEVLSNTRHLLPDMEETLRALKLLVADGFSVMVYCTDDPVYCLKLEEAGAAAIMPAAAPIGSGLGLQNRVNVRLIVEQSKVPVLIDAGVGTPSDAVLAMELGCDAVLMNTAIAEAKDPVRMARAMKHAVIAGREGYLAGRMPKRMYADPSSPLAGLI; encoded by the coding sequence ATGAACGCCCACACCCCACCGGCTGACACCTGGCCAAAAGATACTTGGAGCGTCGCCGGCCGCACCTTCACCTCGCGCCTGATCGTCGGCACCGGCAAGTACAAGGACTATGCCACCAACGCCGCCGCCGCCGAGGCCGCGGGGGCCGAGATCGTCACCGTGGCCCTGCGCCGGGTGAACCTGTCCGACCCCAGCCAGCCCATGCTGGTCGACTACGTAAAGCCCGACCGCTTCACCTTCCTGCCCAACACCGCCGGCTGCTTCACCGGCGAGGACGCGGTGCGCACCCTGCGTCTGGCCCGCGAGGCCGGCGGCTGGGACCTGGTCAAGCTGGAGGTGCTGTCCAACACCCGCCACCTGCTGCCCGACATGGAGGAGACCCTGCGGGCGCTCAAGCTGCTGGTGGCCGACGGCTTTTCGGTGATGGTCTATTGCACCGACGATCCGGTCTATTGCCTGAAGCTGGAGGAGGCCGGCGCCGCGGCGATCATGCCGGCCGCGGCCCCGATCGGCTCGGGCCTTGGCCTGCAGAACAGGGTCAATGTCCGCCTGATCGTCGAGCAGTCCAAGGTCCCGGTCCTGATCGACGCCGGCGTCGGCACCCCCAGCGACGCGGTCCTGGCCATGGAGCTCGGCTGCGACGCGGTGCTGATGAACACCGCCATCGCCGAGGCCAAAGACCCCGTCCGCATGGCCCGCGCCATGAAACACGCCGTCATCGCCGGCCGCGAAGGCTACCTCGCCGGCCGCATGCCCAAGCGCATGTACGCCGACCCCAGCTCGCCGCTGGCGGGGCTGATCTAG